Genomic window (Helianthus annuus cultivar XRQ/B chromosome 3, HanXRQr2.0-SUNRISE, whole genome shotgun sequence):
ATAAAACcaaaacattcattaaatcatataattcagttctcgtaagcacgtaacgttacatcaaagcaagtctaaagtccgagttgtcacatgaaCCTCGATCTATATTATTTTTCTTGTCAAATATTTCAACCCTGACTTGCACACATATAATTTCAGGTCAACCCGAACActacccgtttaacccattttttTAATGAGTCATACATGGTGACAAGTTATAAGTGGATCTCTTGAGAGAGTCGGATAGAAAACGGAAAAAacggaaaaaacaaaaaacaagtaTACAAAAGTTTTATTATATGGTGTGTAAAATCTAACATTATTATAAGGAACCATGTAAATAGAAAacagaaaaaacaaaaacaagtatacaaaagttttattttctaaatacttaaacGGATTAACGGGTCAACTTGTTTTTATGCGGGccaacccgaacccgaaccgtttTTTAATCTGTTTTTTCGTATTGGCTTTTGGGTCGTGTCAAGAATCGCGACCCCTAGGTTCAAGAGAGCGGTGTAGATTGTAAATATAGTGTCAATGacctctagatcaagtggtggaacgCATGCATTTCTCTTGGAAGATGCAAGttcaactcccacttggtgcagagtgagtcATGGGTTGGTAATAATatgagacccagggaaacctgagTTCGATTCTTGAGCCAAACCGGTTTTACTGATAATTTAACCGTCGTGTCTACAGGCGGGTGGACTTGGGTTACTCTCAGAGTACTCCTTTTGGTTCAGTGGATACATCGAGAGTGCTCGAGATTAATTCTGTTGGTCGttccaaaaaaatatatatattatttaattcctattttggaaaagaaaaacccaaaatgaaacaaaaatatatatactcGAACCAAAACCTTACCACTCACCAACACTTGCTCACACACAAACACTCGATTCCAGCATCTCATCCAAATTAGAACACATATGGTCACAATCCAAAGAAACATCAATCATCATCCATGACCCCCCCTTCAACATCTCATCCACCCAATTCACAAAACCCTTCAATCTCCCCcaaatcttgaaccttttcaccCAACAATGGAGGGCACCTTCCTCCCAAACAGACCAGCTCTCCCTCTACAACTAACCAAACCCACACAATCAAACCCACAACAAAGACATGGGTTCAACCCCACAACTCTCCCgccacaaccaccatcaccaaAATCTTTCGCCATTGACCCACTGTTGCAACACCTCATCCACCTCTCATCTCCGCCGCCTCCCGCCACCACCCACAATCAGAAGCCTATCCAATCTGTGAAAACAAGCAATACCCATGTGCTAAAAACAAGTAATTTGTCAAGAAAACATGGATTCAAGAATACCCATTTCAAGAAAAGTTGTACAAGTTCAGTTCTTACCCTTGAAGATCCAAAGATTGAATCTTTGGatgttgatgatgttgaaaaTGTTGAAAAGTCTCTTGCTTTTCTTTCAAAAGAGGGTAAGTTTGTGTTGGATTGTATTTTGGAACAGTCTTTATctggtttgaatgtgtttttgtATTCTGTTAAGTTTAAGCTGGTTGAGGTTGATTTGGTTAGTGTGATTAAGGGTTTGGATCTTTTAGGCAATTGGGAAAAAGCCCTTTGTTTGTTTGAATGGATGGTTGAGTGTTCAAAGAGTGGTCAAAGTAGTCAAAGTGGTCAAAGTTTGAATCTTGATAATCAAGTTGTTGAATTGATGGTGAAGATATTGGGTAGGGAGTCACAACATAGAACGATTTCGAACTTGTTTGATGAGTTTGATGTCTTTGATGTTGTGGATTGTTCGCTTGATGTTCGGGCTCTCACTACGATACTCCATGCGCATTCGTGTAGCCGGAAGTACCATAAGGCGATTCATATGTTTAAGCGGATGAAGGAACACGGACTTTCGCCGAATTTGGTTACGTACAATGTGATGTTGGATGTTTACGGGAAAATGGGTCGTTCGTGGGATAAAATATTGGATCTTTTAGTTGAAATGAAAGCCGAAGGGCTTGAATTCGATGAGTTCACGTGTAGTACGGTGATATCCGCATGTGGTAGAGAAGGATTGTTAGAAGAAGCGAAGAGCTTTTTCGCAAATTTAAAAGCGCAAAACTATAAACCGGGAACCGTTACTTACAATTCTTTACTCCAAGTGTTTGGGAAAGTGGGTATGTACTTAGAAGCGTTAAATATCGTAAAAGAAATGGAGGAAAACAATTGCCCGTTGGATTTAGTTACTTATAACGAGCTTGTAGCCGCTTATGTGCGAGCGGGATTCAATGAAGAAGGGGCTAATGTGATAGACACAATGATCCAAAAGGGCGTGAAACCAAATGCAATCACGTACACAACGGTTATAGATGCGTATGGGAAATGTGGAAATGCAGAAAAGGCGTTGAAATTGTTTAATCTAATGAAGAAATCCGGTTGTGTACCTAATGTTTGTACGTATAACTCGATTCTTGGAATGTTAGGTAGAAGATCAAGGTCCGATGAGATGATGGAGATTCTTCTCGATATGAAAACGAATCGCGTTTCACCTAACCGTGTCACGTGGAACACGATGCTTGCTATGTGCGGTAATAAGGGTATGCATCTTCACGTAAATTGGGTTTTACGAGAGATGAAAAGCTGCGGTTTTGAGCCGGATAGAGACACTTTCAATACGTTAATAAGCGCGTACGGGAGATGTGGGTTGGAAGTCGATGCTAACGAAGTTTATCAAGAAATGATAAAAGTCGGTTTTAATCCGTGTGTTACAACTTACAACGCGCTTTTGAATGCTTTGGCTCGTAAAGGAGATTGGAAAGCAGCCGAATCGGTTATTCTAGACATGAAAAGTAAAGGGTTTAAGCCGAGTGAAACATCGTATTCGTTGATGCTTAACTGTTACTCAAAAGGGCAAAATCTAAAAGGGTTAGATTTAATGGCAAAAGAAATATACGAAGGTCGAATCTTTCCAAGTTGGATGCTTCTTAGAACGCTAATTCTCGCAAATTTTAAGTGTCGATCGCTTACGGGGATGGAAAAAGCGTTTCACGAACTATCAAAACACGGGTATAAACCCGATCTCGTTATATTCAACTCTATGCTCTCGATTTACGCACGAAACAGGATTTACGACGAGGCCCGCAAGATGCTAAATTTAATCTACAACAGCGGGTTGCAGCCGGATCTTGTCACGTTCAACACGTTAATGGATATGTATGCAAGAACGGGCGAGTGTTGGGAAGCTGAAGAAATCCTTAAAAACATACAGAAGTTAGGTAGACAACCGGATCTTGTGTCGTATAATACCGTTATTAAAGGGTTTTGTAGACAGGGTTTGATGGAGGAAGCTAGAAGGGTACTTTCGGAAATGACAAATAACGGGATTCGGCCGTGTATTGTTACTTACAACACGTTTGTTGCGGGGTTTGCGGCTCAGGGGTTGTTTTCGGAAGTT
Coding sequences:
- the LOC110868907 gene encoding pentatricopeptide repeat-containing protein At2g18940, chloroplastic encodes the protein MEGTFLPNRPALPLQLTKPTQSNPQQRHGFNPTTLPPQPPSPKSFAIDPLLQHLIHLSSPPPPATTHNQKPIQSVKTSNTHVLKTSNLSRKHGFKNTHFKKSCTSSVLTLEDPKIESLDVDDVENVEKSLAFLSKEGKFVLDCILEQSLSGLNVFLYSVKFKLVEVDLVSVIKGLDLLGNWEKALCLFEWMVECSKSGQSSQSGQSLNLDNQVVELMVKILGRESQHRTISNLFDEFDVFDVVDCSLDVRALTTILHAHSCSRKYHKAIHMFKRMKEHGLSPNLVTYNVMLDVYGKMGRSWDKILDLLVEMKAEGLEFDEFTCSTVISACGREGLLEEAKSFFANLKAQNYKPGTVTYNSLLQVFGKVGMYLEALNIVKEMEENNCPLDLVTYNELVAAYVRAGFNEEGANVIDTMIQKGVKPNAITYTTVIDAYGKCGNAEKALKLFNLMKKSGCVPNVCTYNSILGMLGRRSRSDEMMEILLDMKTNRVSPNRVTWNTMLAMCGNKGMHLHVNWVLREMKSCGFEPDRDTFNTLISAYGRCGLEVDANEVYQEMIKVGFNPCVTTYNALLNALARKGDWKAAESVILDMKSKGFKPSETSYSLMLNCYSKGQNLKGLDLMAKEIYEGRIFPSWMLLRTLILANFKCRSLTGMEKAFHELSKHGYKPDLVIFNSMLSIYARNRIYDEARKMLNLIYNSGLQPDLVTFNTLMDMYARTGECWEAEEILKNIQKLGRQPDLVSYNTVIKGFCRQGLMEEARRVLSEMTNNGIRPCIVTYNTFVAGFAAQGLFSEVNDVISYMIEHSCKPNMLTYKTIVDGYCRAKKYQEALEFVGNIRKTDSSFDEQNLRTLASHARSSVVL